A single Clavibacter nebraskensis NCPPB 2581 DNA region contains:
- a CDS encoding ferritin-like domain-containing protein — translation MATAADWIAHFHANADRHLAPEQLIPSGTPSPLDARTRRAFVRSFQRFALGESGDGVHLLRMAADAGDPAYTHALALLVQEEQKHAALFLRALDHLDAPALSAHWTDAAFTRLRHLIGLRTEISLFLIAETVAMGYFHTLADHAPDPALRALGRRIADDERDHVRFQIDRLRTGFRDTPAPLRSLIGAAWTVVAAGAATVVVVDHRAALRACGVAPRAYWRQAMRGFRAAARSVLVDPRAPLLGPTDAADEPACA, via the coding sequence ATGGCGACCGCCGCCGACTGGATCGCCCACTTCCACGCCAACGCCGACCGGCACCTGGCGCCCGAGCAGCTGATCCCGTCCGGCACGCCCTCGCCGCTCGACGCCCGCACCCGCCGCGCCTTCGTCCGCTCGTTCCAGCGGTTCGCGCTCGGCGAGAGCGGCGACGGCGTGCACCTCCTGCGCATGGCGGCCGACGCGGGCGATCCCGCGTACACGCACGCCCTCGCGCTCCTCGTGCAGGAGGAGCAGAAGCACGCGGCCCTCTTCCTCCGCGCGCTCGACCACCTCGACGCGCCCGCGCTCTCCGCGCACTGGACGGACGCGGCCTTCACCCGACTCCGGCACCTCATCGGGCTGCGGACGGAGATCAGCCTGTTCCTCATCGCGGAGACCGTCGCGATGGGCTACTTCCACACCCTCGCCGACCACGCGCCGGATCCCGCGCTCCGGGCCCTCGGGCGGCGCATCGCGGACGACGAGCGGGACCACGTCCGCTTCCAGATCGACCGCCTCCGCACCGGCTTCCGCGACACCCCCGCTCCCCTGCGCTCGCTCATCGGCGCCGCGTGGACGGTCGTCGCGGCGGGCGCGGCGACGGTGGTCGTGGTCGACCACCGCGCTGCGCTCCGCGCCTGCGGCGTCGCACCGCGCGCGTACTGGCGGCAGGCGATGCGCGGCTTCAGGGCTGCTGCGCGCTCGGTGCTGGTGGATCCGCGGGCGCCGCTGCTGGGGCCGACGGACGCCGCCGACGAGCCCGCGTGCGCCTGA
- a CDS encoding GlsB/YeaQ/YmgE family stress response membrane protein has product MLGLIISLIVVGLIAGFIARAVVPGRQNIGILMTIVLGIVGSFVGGFLGFLLFQHDAMEGFFQPAGIIGSIIGAIIVLFIYVKVGGPKSVRR; this is encoded by the coding sequence ATGCTCGGACTCATCATCAGCCTCATCGTCGTCGGCCTCATCGCGGGCTTCATCGCCCGCGCCGTCGTGCCCGGACGCCAGAACATCGGCATCCTCATGACCATCGTGCTCGGCATCGTCGGCTCGTTCGTCGGCGGATTCCTCGGCTTCCTGCTCTTCCAGCACGACGCCATGGAGGGCTTCTTCCAGCCCGCCGGCATCATCGGCTCGATCATCGGCGCCATCATCGTGCTGTTCATCTACGTGAAGGTCGGCGGCCCCAAGTCCGTGCGTCGCTGA
- a CDS encoding response regulator transcription factor: MPATRTRPVTIALVDDYDVVLKGLAHMFDDYRDRVVVAEIDANAALSDEIDIVLYDSFAQPESDHHEIAELVRNPRARRVVVYTWNFQPELIADARRQGVQGYLSKALPARELVEALERIHQGEELFSEAPLRAASAPSLDWPGKREGITDRESEILALITQGKSNQEVAALTYLSPNTVKSYIRSIYRKIQVQSRTQAVIWGVGHGFSPDHHRIDHWLGGP; the protein is encoded by the coding sequence ATGCCCGCCACCCGCACCCGCCCCGTCACGATCGCGCTCGTCGACGACTACGACGTGGTGCTGAAGGGCCTCGCCCACATGTTCGACGACTATCGCGACCGAGTGGTCGTCGCCGAGATCGACGCGAACGCGGCCCTCTCCGACGAGATCGACATCGTGCTCTACGACTCGTTCGCGCAGCCGGAGTCCGACCACCACGAGATCGCGGAGCTGGTGCGGAACCCGCGGGCCCGCCGCGTGGTCGTCTACACCTGGAACTTCCAGCCCGAGCTGATCGCCGACGCCCGCCGGCAGGGCGTGCAGGGCTACCTCTCCAAGGCGCTGCCGGCGCGGGAGCTCGTGGAGGCGCTCGAGCGGATCCACCAGGGGGAGGAGCTGTTCAGCGAGGCGCCGCTGCGGGCCGCGAGCGCGCCGTCGCTCGACTGGCCGGGCAAGCGCGAGGGGATCACGGACCGCGAGTCGGAGATCCTCGCGCTCATCACACAGGGCAAGAGCAACCAGGAGGTCGCGGCGCTCACGTACCTCTCCCCCAACACGGTGAAGAGCTACATCCGCTCGATCTACCGGAAGATCCAGGTGCAGAGCCGCACGCAGGCGGTCATCTGGGGCGTGGGGCACGGCTTTAGCCCGGACCACCATCGGATCGACCACTGGCTGGGCGGGCCGTAG
- a CDS encoding Eco57I restriction-modification methylase domain-containing protein — translation MPIEAKKPSVSLATNASSSRQARSYGWSLSLPAAVLTNFHELIVFDSRVEPRETDGPSVAVLPGGVFGFEEFVTRFDELWRLVSYESLRVTGLEGIYDFARPPRGESPFDQRFLGDFRHWRQSLAQAVADGNPALGAPEVGRRAQSLLNALLFLRVCEDREIGRYRSLFDSARSRTLVEAFQAADRVYNAGLFNVLHGTTVDADVLMLVVEDMYWPRTQYAFGVLDASILAGVYEQYLAERVDLDECRRVTLILKPELVHAAGVVATPDDIVKEIGHQALGPALAEGVPEDLTVLDPAVGSGVFLLDAFDRLVEAAELARPRLSLAERGALVRSHLFGIDIDGAAVEVAKLSLQLAVLGNQDVDPAIARGVLPNLDRNIVVGNAVVREDFDALVPAAARVPHRRALVSPLDIKAAIGAAYPRRGFSVVLGNPPYVRIQDLARHMPDQLQYLQHGASLYDAPVANNFDLYLVFMERALELLAPDGRLGMIVPNRFASHLSASGVRRKLGPRLESMVHFGEQQVFPGRTTYTAIVVAGPKRDDAVSIAMVGDLEAWRTARSATFLEVERTSLGPATWPFATVDQTTLFGQLAANCVARLGDPGWVDIFVGVQTSADEWFFLKPIDDGDDAGIVEFIDIEGVRTGIEASLLKPALKDRKIAVYDGQPIPDRRVIFPYVLDSESRRMKLITEDVMRTQYPLAAKYFDRHRGKLQHGRNVSPDPGEAFWAFGRSQSLSKLSGPKLIARVMSLSPRYAVDHEGLVAPGGGDGGPYGFLRPDADCPYSMDVIQAILSHPVVDLMVSVAGKKYRGSYAVHRKEFLKGIPVPALSDRAQLVIEERVEELRDLAVQLRDESDTAIASTMKDRRRLLQLEVEELLSSAYQLDPELVARVLDPE, via the coding sequence ATGCCGATCGAGGCGAAAAAGCCGTCCGTCTCCTTGGCTACAAATGCTTCGTCCTCGCGACAGGCGCGGTCGTACGGTTGGTCTCTGTCGCTCCCCGCTGCCGTTCTCACGAACTTCCACGAACTCATCGTTTTCGATTCGCGAGTAGAGCCGCGTGAAACCGACGGCCCGTCGGTCGCGGTCCTGCCTGGAGGCGTCTTCGGTTTCGAGGAATTCGTTACTCGATTCGACGAGCTCTGGCGTCTCGTCTCATACGAATCCCTCAGGGTTACCGGGCTCGAAGGCATCTACGACTTCGCCCGCCCGCCCCGGGGTGAGTCGCCTTTCGATCAGCGCTTTCTCGGTGACTTCCGTCACTGGCGTCAGTCGTTGGCTCAAGCTGTTGCCGATGGTAATCCAGCCCTCGGCGCGCCTGAAGTAGGTCGCCGGGCTCAGAGCCTGCTGAACGCTCTTCTATTTCTGCGCGTCTGCGAGGATCGGGAAATAGGGCGCTATCGCAGCCTGTTTGACTCGGCGCGATCGCGAACCTTGGTGGAAGCGTTTCAGGCTGCCGATCGAGTTTACAATGCGGGGTTGTTCAATGTGTTGCACGGGACCACCGTCGATGCGGACGTGCTGATGCTTGTGGTCGAGGACATGTATTGGCCGCGCACGCAGTATGCGTTCGGTGTCCTCGACGCGAGTATCCTCGCGGGCGTATACGAGCAGTACCTGGCTGAGCGGGTCGACCTCGACGAATGCCGGCGCGTCACTCTCATATTAAAGCCAGAACTCGTTCATGCTGCTGGGGTCGTAGCGACGCCCGACGACATCGTGAAAGAAATCGGGCACCAGGCTTTGGGGCCTGCTCTGGCGGAGGGTGTGCCCGAAGACCTGACCGTGCTCGATCCGGCAGTTGGCAGCGGAGTCTTCCTCCTCGATGCATTTGACCGGCTGGTTGAAGCGGCGGAACTGGCGCGCCCCCGTCTGTCGCTGGCGGAGCGCGGAGCGCTTGTGCGATCGCATCTATTCGGTATCGACATCGACGGGGCTGCTGTGGAGGTCGCGAAGCTCAGTCTCCAGCTTGCGGTACTCGGTAACCAAGATGTCGATCCGGCGATCGCCCGGGGAGTGCTGCCGAACTTAGATCGGAACATCGTGGTCGGCAACGCTGTCGTGCGCGAGGACTTCGACGCGCTCGTTCCTGCCGCAGCGCGTGTGCCGCACCGCCGCGCACTTGTAAGCCCCCTCGACATCAAGGCGGCCATAGGGGCGGCGTATCCCAGAAGGGGCTTCAGTGTGGTCTTGGGGAATCCGCCGTACGTGCGCATTCAAGATCTCGCTCGCCACATGCCGGATCAGCTGCAGTACCTGCAGCACGGCGCGTCACTCTATGATGCCCCGGTCGCTAATAACTTCGACCTTTATCTCGTTTTCATGGAGCGGGCGTTAGAGCTACTGGCTCCTGACGGCCGTCTAGGCATGATCGTACCGAACCGTTTTGCAAGCCATCTCTCCGCGAGTGGTGTCAGGCGCAAGCTGGGCCCACGTCTTGAGTCCATGGTTCACTTTGGTGAGCAGCAGGTCTTTCCGGGACGTACGACGTACACCGCCATTGTCGTCGCGGGCCCGAAGAGAGATGATGCGGTCTCGATTGCCATGGTTGGGGATTTGGAAGCATGGAGGACGGCTCGCAGCGCAACATTCCTAGAGGTGGAGCGCACCTCGCTCGGTCCCGCGACCTGGCCCTTCGCGACTGTCGATCAAACCACACTGTTCGGCCAACTAGCCGCAAACTGCGTGGCCCGCCTGGGCGATCCAGGTTGGGTCGACATCTTCGTGGGCGTCCAGACGAGTGCCGATGAGTGGTTCTTCCTCAAACCGATTGATGACGGCGACGACGCAGGAATCGTGGAGTTCATCGATATCGAAGGAGTGCGTACTGGGATCGAGGCAAGCCTCTTGAAGCCCGCGCTGAAGGATCGTAAAATAGCCGTTTACGATGGACAGCCGATCCCGGACAGGCGGGTCATATTCCCCTACGTCTTAGATTCCGAAAGTCGTCGTATGAAGCTCATCACGGAAGATGTCATGCGCACGCAATACCCTCTTGCCGCGAAGTACTTCGATCGCCACAGGGGCAAATTACAACACGGGCGGAATGTGTCGCCGGATCCAGGCGAGGCCTTCTGGGCGTTTGGGAGGTCGCAGTCGCTCAGCAAACTTAGTGGGCCCAAGCTCATTGCCAGGGTGATGTCTCTGAGTCCCAGGTATGCGGTCGATCATGAAGGGCTAGTCGCGCCCGGTGGGGGAGACGGGGGCCCCTACGGTTTCCTTCGACCTGATGCGGACTGTCCCTACTCGATGGATGTCATTCAGGCGATCCTTTCCCATCCCGTGGTTGATTTAATGGTGTCGGTTGCGGGTAAGAAGTACAGAGGTTCGTATGCTGTGCATCGGAAGGAGTTCTTGAAGGGCATCCCCGTTCCGGCGCTCTCGGACCGCGCGCAGCTCGTCATCGAGGAACGCGTAGAAGAGCTTCGAGATCTCGCTGTCCAGCTTCGTGATGAGAGCGACACGGCGATAGCGTCGACCATGAAGGACCGCCGCCGTCTCCTTCAGCTAGAGGTCGAGGAGTTGCTCTCGAGCGCTTACCAACTGGATCCGGAGCTCGTGGCTCGTGTTCTCGATCCGGAGTGA
- a CDS encoding class I SAM-dependent methyltransferase: MTTVFAAKSAPSSEKLRGGYYTPEPLARFVAAWVAVAGDELLEPSCGDGEILQFLAASGRATGVELFPLEAAAARERTGADVFDGDFFSWFAPERHGTFDGVAGNPPFIRYGSWEEQYREPAFELMRSEGLSPTRLTNAWLPFVVASVVAVRDGGRVGLVIPAELLQVGYAAQVRAYLVDQCSEITIVAFRELVFPGVLQEVVLLLVTKGNGPASIRTVEVTNGAHLTDVDLDVAAIRAPLHGSEKWTKYFLDVVQIGLLRDLKNDSRLARLERYAKVNVGVVTGRNSFFCMTEAEAQRLGIEEHTLPLLSRSAQFTGVGLTSQDLRSQAARGAMTRLLALDPAHDVASDPSLSRYVRLGLQDGVNDGYKCRIRQSWWSVPSISQPDGFMLRQVSTYLRFLSNDTGATSTDTVHRVFVKPGVDMRRLTVAALNSATQAMSEVLGRSYGGGLLEVEPTEAVALLVPDPELIDEDLMSRVDDLLRNGQIEQAIALVDQRVMIDRLDFSEAEIGAIREAGYLLRERRLRRGRKST, encoded by the coding sequence ATGACGACCGTGTTCGCAGCCAAGAGCGCCCCCTCGAGCGAGAAGCTGCGCGGGGGGTACTACACGCCCGAGCCGCTCGCGAGGTTCGTAGCCGCCTGGGTCGCCGTCGCCGGCGACGAACTGCTTGAGCCGTCGTGTGGGGACGGGGAGATCCTGCAGTTCCTCGCGGCCTCGGGCCGAGCGACGGGCGTCGAGCTGTTCCCCCTCGAGGCCGCTGCGGCTCGCGAGCGCACGGGTGCAGACGTCTTCGACGGGGACTTCTTCTCATGGTTCGCTCCCGAGCGCCATGGGACGTTCGACGGCGTAGCGGGCAACCCTCCGTTCATCCGCTACGGATCGTGGGAGGAACAGTACCGAGAGCCCGCCTTCGAGCTCATGCGCTCTGAAGGCTTGAGCCCTACTAGGCTGACCAACGCTTGGCTTCCATTCGTAGTCGCATCCGTCGTGGCAGTTCGCGACGGCGGCCGAGTAGGCCTCGTGATCCCAGCGGAGCTATTGCAGGTCGGCTACGCCGCTCAAGTGCGCGCGTATCTTGTGGACCAATGTAGTGAGATCACGATCGTCGCATTCCGTGAGCTGGTCTTTCCCGGCGTCCTTCAAGAAGTGGTGCTACTACTGGTCACCAAAGGTAATGGCCCCGCTTCCATCCGCACCGTCGAAGTGACGAATGGAGCGCATCTCACAGACGTCGACCTCGATGTCGCAGCCATTCGCGCCCCTCTTCATGGCTCTGAGAAGTGGACCAAGTACTTCCTCGACGTCGTTCAGATCGGCCTCCTGCGCGACCTTAAGAACGACTCACGCCTGGCCCGCCTCGAGCGCTACGCAAAAGTCAATGTCGGAGTGGTGACTGGACGGAACTCCTTTTTCTGCATGACGGAGGCGGAGGCGCAGCGTCTCGGAATAGAGGAGCACACTCTTCCCCTGCTCTCTCGGTCTGCGCAATTCACCGGGGTGGGCCTGACCTCGCAAGACCTGAGATCACAGGCCGCACGAGGAGCCATGACTAGGTTGCTCGCGCTCGATCCCGCGCACGACGTCGCATCCGACCCCTCCCTGTCGCGGTACGTTCGGTTGGGCTTACAAGACGGCGTCAACGACGGTTACAAGTGCCGCATCCGCCAATCCTGGTGGTCTGTTCCTTCAATCTCGCAGCCGGATGGATTTATGTTGAGGCAGGTTTCGACCTACCTACGCTTTCTCAGCAATGACACCGGAGCCACTAGTACCGACACAGTGCATCGCGTCTTCGTGAAGCCTGGCGTAGACATGAGGAGGCTAACGGTCGCTGCCCTTAACTCCGCGACGCAGGCCATGTCAGAGGTCCTCGGCCGAAGCTACGGCGGTGGCCTTCTGGAAGTCGAACCTACTGAAGCCGTGGCGCTTCTCGTGCCGGATCCCGAGTTGATCGATGAAGACCTCATGTCAAGAGTCGACGATCTTTTGAGAAATGGACAGATTGAGCAAGCCATCGCACTTGTGGATCAGCGGGTCATGATCGACCGCCTCGACTTCTCGGAGGCCGAGATCGGGGCCATCCGCGAAGCAGGATACCTGCTTCGAGAACGTCGTTTGCGTCGCGGTCGGAAAAGCACGTGA
- a CDS encoding response regulator transcription factor, producing the protein MLAAPRPAAPATALDWPGKREGITDRESEILALITQGKSNQEVAALTYLSPNTVKSYIRSIYRKIQVQSRTQAVIWGVGHGFSPDHHRIDHWLGGP; encoded by the coding sequence TTGCTCGCAGCGCCTCGACCTGCGGCTCCTGCTACCGCGCTCGACTGGCCGGGCAAGCGCGAGGGGATCACGGACCGCGAGTCGGAGATCCTCGCGCTCATCACACAGGGCAAGAGCAACCAGGAGGTCGCGGCGCTCACGTACCTCTCCCCCAACACGGTGAAGAGCTACATCCGCTCGATCTACCGGAAGATCCAGGTGCAGAGCCGCACGCAGGCGGTCATCTGGGGCGTGGGGCACGGCTTTAGCCCGGACCACCATCGGATCGACCACTGGCTGGGCGGGCCGTAG